The proteins below come from a single Plasmodium sp. gorilla clade G2 genome assembly, chromosome: 13 genomic window:
- a CDS encoding phosphoribosylpyrophosphate synthetase, which produces MSFFVSKKCISNWYKKKNNYFFYDKEGWYGCKVAMLVSTGIIGGYYISKEENRKDFRKVCLHMKNGLKNNRFFDYNNNMLFLNNNNNNVFCDIGNKNKNNNYHHPLWRSEEKRPFEKKMENAILFSGTSNPLLSKNVADHLGTSLGRVNLKRFADGEVSMQFLESIRGKDVYIIQPTCPPVNENLIELLLMISTCRRASAKKITAVIPYYGYARQDRKLSSRVPISAADVARMIEAMGVDRVVAIDLHSGQIQGFFGPRVPVDNLEAQLIGLDYFTKKDLYKPVIVSPDAGGVYRARKFQDGLNHRGIGDCGIAMLIKQRTKPNEIEKMDLVGNVYDSDVIIVDDMIDTSGTLCEAAKQLKKHGARRVFAFATHGLFSGPAIDRIEKSPLEEVVVTDTVKSNKNIDNCKKITKLSVSVLVADAIRRIHQKESLNDLFNIKS; this is translated from the coding sequence atgagttTCTTTGTATCAAAAAAATGCATATCAAACTGgtataagaagaaaaataattattttttttatgacaaGGAAGGATGGTATGGATGTAAAGTTGCTATGTTAGTTAGCACAGGAATAATAGGTGGTTATTATATAAGTAAAGAAGAGAATAGAAAAGATTTTAGAAAGGTGTGTTTACACATGAAGAATGGTTTAAAAAACAATAGATTttttgattataataataatatgttatttttaaataataataataataacgtATTTTGTGATAtaggtaataaaaataagaataataattatcatcatccaTTATGGAGATCAGAAGAAAAAAGAccatttgaaaaaaaaatggaaaatgcTATATTATTTAGTGGAACATCTAATCCATTATTAAGTAAAAATGTAGCTGATCATTTAGGGACTAGTTTAGGACGTGTCAATTTAAAACGATTTGCTGATGGAGAAGTATCTATGCAGTTTTTAGAATCAATAAGAGGAAAagatgtttatattattcaaccAACATGTCCTCCAGTTAATGAAAATCTTATAGAGTTGTTGCTTATGATTTCTACATGTAGAAGAGCTTCAGCTAAAAAAATTACAGCAGTCATACCATATTATGGTTATGCTAGACAAGATAGAAAATTAAGTTCAAGAGTTCCAATTTCAGCTGCAGATGTTGCTAGAATGATTGAAGCCATGGGTGTTGATCGAGTTGTAGCCATAGATTTACATTCAGGGCAAATCCAAGGATTCTTTGGACCAAGGGTTCCTGTTGATAATTTAGAAGCTCAATTAATAGGATTAGATTATTTCACAAAAaaagatttatataaacCGGTGATCGTCTCACCTGATGCTGGAGGTGTCTATAGAGCTAGGAAGTTTCAAGACGGTTTAAATCATAGAGGTATAGGTGATTGTGGTATAGCTATGCTTATTAAACAAAGAACAAAACCAaatgaaatagaaaaaatggATCTAGTAGGAAATGTATACGATTCAGATGTTATTATTGTAGATGATATGATTGATACTTCTGGTACCTTATGTGAAGCAGCTAAACAACTTAAAAAACATGGAGCTAGAAGAGTATTTGCTTTTGCTACACATGGTTTATTTTCAGGACCAGCAATTGATAGAATTGAAAAATCACCACTTGAAGAAGTTGTTGTAACAGATACAGtcaaatcaaataaaaatatagataactGTAAAAAAATTACTAAATTAAGTGTTTCTGTTCTTGTTGCTGATGCTATAAGAAGAATACACCAAAAGGAAAGTCTAAACGATTTATTCAACATTaaaagttaa